In the Colletotrichum lupini chromosome 1, complete sequence genome, one interval contains:
- a CDS encoding Ras family protein, whose protein sequence is MASSYQYRNSYHNSSQNISEKYDDGRPATSRRNTRLRSSDGTVSTTMSSSTGRESAATHVTEGPAYSKKIVVVGDGGCGKTCLLISYSQGYFPEKYVPTVFENYITYPTHPPSGKTVELALWDTAGQEEYDRLRPLSYPETDLIFVCFAIDCPNSLENVMDKWYPEVLHFCPYTPLVLVGLKSDLRFKKTCIDMLKTQGLTPVTQEKGRAVARKMGAQYVECSSKEMTGVDEIFEQAILTVVANDRKNQEAQAAASPSTPSGPPGSSAGFHGVALKKKKKRNCKIL, encoded by the exons ATGGCGTCCTCATACCAATACCGCAACTCATACCACAACTCGTCTCAGAACATTAGCGAAAAGTACGACGACGGCCGCCCGGCCACTTCCCGCCGCAACACGCGCCTTAGGAGTAGCGACGGCACCGTCAGCACCACAATGAGCTCTTCAACAGGCCGCGAGAGCGCCGCAACCCACGTCACCGAAGGTCCTGCCTATTCCAAGAAGAttgtcgtcgtcggcgacggcggcTGCGGCAAGACATGTCTCCTCATCAGTTACAGCCAAGGCTACTTTCCAGAG AAATACGTCCCCACCGTGTTCGAGAACTACATCACCTACCCAACGCACCCACCGTCCGGCAAGACGGTGGAATTGGCGCTATGGGACACGGCCGGCCAGGAGGAATACGACCGACTGCGACCGCTCTCTTACCCCGAGACCGACTTGATCTTTGTGTGTTTTGCGATTGACTGCCCAAACTCGCTTGAGAACGTCATGGACAAG TGGTATCCCGAAGTCCTCCACTTCTGCCCCTACACTCCTCTGGTCCTCGTGGGCCTCAAGTCCGATCTCCGCTTCAAGAAAACGTGCATCGACATGCTCAAGACACAGGGCCTCACGCCCGTGACCCAGGAGAAAGGCCGCGCTGTTGCTCGCAAGATGGGCGCCCAGTACGTAGAGTGCAGCAGCAAGGAGATGACTGGCGTGGACGAGATCTTTGAACAGGCCATCCTGACGGTCGTCGCCAATGATCGGAAAAATCAGGAAGCCCAAGCTGCCGCCTCCCCGTCAACACCCAGTGGTCCGCCTGGAAGCAGCGCAGGTTTCCATGGCGTCGCTcttaagaagaagaagaagaggaattgCAAGATCCTGTGA
- a CDS encoding Skp1 family protein, giving the protein MDPNGTTDSKYVTLVSSDGYEFVVLRDAAMISPAIKGMLDTRNNFREAALGRCVFEEISGVVLEKVCEYFQYWYRYREREDVPDMDIPVELCLELLVAADFLGLDKQNTGTV; this is encoded by the exons ATGGATCCCAACGGCACAACCGACAGCAAGTACGTGACTCTGGTCTCGAGTGATGGCTACGAGTTTGTCGTCTTGCGGGACGCCGCCATGATCAGCCCTGCCATCAAAGGCATGTTGGACACGCGCAACAACTTCCGTGAGGCTGCTCTGGGTCGCTGCGTCTTTGAAGAGATCAG TGGCGTTGTGCTTGAGAAAGTCTGCGAGTATTTCCAATACTGGTACCGCTACCGCGAGCGGGAGGACGTTCCTGACATGGACATTCCTGTCGAGCTGTGCCTGGAACTGCTGGTCGCAGCCGACTTCCTGGGTCTGGACA AGCAAAATACCGGCACTGTCTGA